The Salvelinus namaycush isolate Seneca chromosome 8, SaNama_1.0, whole genome shotgun sequence genome has a segment encoding these proteins:
- the LOC120052865 gene encoding acid ceramidase-like — protein sequence MDRFCWILLVSLSGVSTQFVPPYTEECQTGMYPPKGPTFKGSVTWYTIDLDLPPSERWKLIITDKKAELVTLIQAIRDLANAFVPSGKLIDLVDKDLPLIVNTLPYPFNEEIKGIATASGVPLGEVVLFNIFYEVFTVCTSLVAEDSNGNLIHGRNMDFGLFMGWDMKNRSWLITEKLKPLVVNIDFQRGNKTVFKSTNFAGYVGMLTGIKPHAFTLTMNERFSLDGGYIGIVEWILGHRDGMWMSFLTRSVLENATSYEEAKKLLAQTKLLAPAYFILGGNQTGQGCVITRSRVLSLDIWEIELKLGRWYVLETNYDHWKEPLFLDNRRTPAMKCMNQTMQANISLKTVYDVLSTKPVLNKLTTYTTLMDVNEGKLESYIRDCPNPCMPW from the exons ATGGATAGGTTTTGTTGGATTCTCTTGGTGTCGTTATCTGGAGTATCGACACAGTTTGTGCCACCG TATACCGAAGAATGTCAGACGGGCATGTACCCTCCCAAAGGTCCAAC ATTCAAAGGGTCTGTCACCTGGTACACAATAGACCTGGATTTGCCCCCTAGCGAAAGATGGAAGCTAATCATCACTGACAAAAAAGCTGAG TTGGTCACCTTGATCCAGGCTATCAGGGATTTGGCAAATGCTTTCGTTCCTAGTGGGAAACTGATAGATTTGGTCGACAAGGACTTG CCTTTGATAGTGAATACTCTTCCCTACCCATTCAACGAGGAAATAAAAGGAATCGCGACTGCCTCTGGTGTTCCCCTTG GCGAGGTTGTCCTCTTCAACATCTTCTATGAGGTCTTTACTGTGTGCACTTCTCTAGTGGCAGAGGACTCAAATG GTAACCTTATCCATGGGCGGAATATGGACTTTGGACTATTCATGGG GTGGGACATGAAAAACAGGTCCTGGTTAATAACAGAGAAACTCAAGCCTCTGGTGGTCAACATCGACTTCCAGAGAGGAAACAAGACGGTCTTCAAGTCCACTAACTTTGCTGGCTACGTGGGCATGTTGACTGGCATCAAACCG CATGCTTTCACTCTGACCATGAATGAGCGCTTCAGCCTTGATGGCGGATACATCG GGATCGTGGAGTGGATCCTGGGGCATAGAGATGGGATGTGGATGAGTTTCCTCACTCGTTCCGTCTTAGAGAATGCTACCAG CTACGAGGAGGCAAAGAAACTTCTGGCCCAGACCAAGCTGCTGGCCCCGGCCTACTTCATCCTGGGAGGGAACCAGACGGGCCAGGGCTGTGTCATCACCCGCTCCAGAGTCCTCAGCCTCGACATCTGGGA GATTGAGCTGAAGCTGGGCCGCTGGTACGTTCTGGAAACCAACTACGATCACTGGAAGGAGCCTCTGTTCTTGGACAACCGAAGGACTCCAGCCATGAAGTGTATGAACCAGACCATGCAGGCA AACATCTCACTGAAGACAGTGTACGACGTGCTGTCGACAAAACCAGTCTTGAACAAG TTGACCACATACACCACGTTGATGGACGTGAACGAGGGCAAACTGGAATCCTACATCCGTGACTGCCCCAACCCCTGCATGCCCTGGTGA